The Euphorbia lathyris chromosome 2, ddEupLath1.1, whole genome shotgun sequence genome includes a window with the following:
- the LOC136218071 gene encoding protein WHAT'S THIS FACTOR 9, mitochondrial-like gives MFLTKSKSKILKPLFFTSEGSFFTCINHIPKNPPYKYLQTQNYVNVYMKWKKDPYYDSIQHIHKSLELKPIILLKNIIAQDPNGCIPISEVSKRGLQFDVKIKVARFLRQYPSIFEEFTGPKYNLPWFRLTQEAVEIHKEEKKVLEECKEDLRERLKKFILMSQEKVLPFKIIQGMIWYLGLPEDFLQHPEKNLDGSLKVVEMADGLKGLSVESGEKMLSILQRNRMRKGVYNGESMEVIEYPSFPSKGLRLKTKIKDWLKEFDKLPYVSPYEDYSHLDPNSDIAEKRVVGFLHELLSLFVEHSAERKKLLCLKKYFGLPQKVHKAFERHPHLFYLSRRNKTCTTILKEAYGDQVSIERHPMLLVRKKYIKLMMESKMLLKMRKVKKPFVDSGSGSGSDSDLLLP, from the coding sequence ATGTTCCTGACAAAGTCCAAATCTAAAATCCTAAAGCCGCTTTTCTTTACCTCTGAAGGTTCATTTTTTACCTGCATTAATCATATCCCCAAAAATCCTCCATACAAGTACTTGCAAACCCAGAATTATGTGAATGTATACATGAAATGGAAGAAAGATCCATACTATGATTCAATACAGCATATACACAAGTCTTTAGAGCTTAAACCCATTATTTTGTTGAAAAATATCATAGCCCAAGATCCCAATGGTTGCATCCCAATTTCTGAAGTGTCAAAGAGAGGACTGCAATTTGATGTGAAAATCAAGGTTGCAAGGTTTTTAAGGCAATACCCTTCAATTTTTGAGGAGTTTACTGGTCCTAAATATAATTTGCCTTGGTTTAGATTGACACAAGAAGCTGTAGAGATTCACAAGGAAGAGAAAAAGGTACTCGAGGAGTGTAAAGAGGATTTGAGAGAAAGACTGAAGAAGTTCATATTAATGAGCCAGGAAAAAGTGTTGCCTTTCAAGATTATTCAAGGGATGATATGGTATTTGGGTTTGCCAGAGGATTTTTTACAACACCCTGAGAAGAATCTGGACGGATCTCTTAAGGTAGTCGAAATGGCGGATGGGTTGAAGGGTTTGAGTGTAGAAAGTGGGGAAAAGATGTTATCTATTTTGCAAAGAAATCGCATGAGAAAAGGAGTATATAATGGAGAATCAATGGAGGTAATTGAGTATCCATCTTTTCCATCAAAGGGTTTAAGGTTGAAGACGAAGATTAAAGATTGGTTAAAAGAGTTTGACAAGCTTCCTTATGTATCACCTTATGAGGATTATTCACATTTGGATCCAAATAGTGATATTGCAGAGAAAAGAGTTGTGGGGTTCCTTCATGAGTTGCTATCTTTATTTGTTGAGCATTCAGCAGAAAGGAAGAAACTTTTgtgcctaaagaagtattttgggTTGCCTCAAAAAGTTCACAAGGCATTTGAAAGGCATCCCCATCTATTTTATTTGTCTCGTAGGAACAAGACATGCACAACAATTCTTAAGGAAGCTTATGGTGATCAAGTGTCTATAGAAAGACATCCAATGTTGTTGGTGAGGAAGAAGTACATTAAGTTGATGATGGAATCAAAGATGCTTTTGAAGATGAGAAAGGTTAAGAAACCGTTTGTTGATTCGGGTTCGGGTTCGGGTTCGGATTCGGATTTGCTTTTGCCTTGA
- the LOC136218073 gene encoding thioredoxin-like 3-2, chloroplastic isoform X1, translating into MAQTRHFSPSTINQFPLSRDFSIPSLNVSTPSFKTLSFPRKSVGSHFTWESLAFCGKIQALNALSGERALRELDDSPVSVELVPIISESQFDRIIAEAQQLEESVIIVWMASWCRKCIYLKPKLEKLAADYYPRLRFYCVDVNNVPHKLVAHAGVTKMPTIQLWKDGKKQSEVIGGHKAHFVINEVRQMIENDSTL; encoded by the exons ATGGCCCAGACCCGACATTTCTCTCCCTCAACAATTAACCAATTTCCCCTTTCGCGCGATTTTTCAATTCCTTCCTTGAATGTCTCAACGCCAAGCTTCAAAACACTTTCTTTTCCGAGAAAGTCAGTAGGTTCTCATTTTACCTGGGAATCTCTCGCTTTTTGTGGGAAAATTCAAGCTCTTAATGCTTTGAGCGGAGAAAGGGCTTTGCGGGAGCTTGATGATTCACCTGTATCGGTTGAACTTGTACCCATCATCAGCGAGAGCCAGTTCGATCGGATCATAGCAGAGGCTCAGCAACTTGAGGAATCGGTTATTATTGTTTG GATGGCGAGTTGGTGcagaaaatgtatatatttgAAACCAAAATTGGAAAAGTTGGCAGCTGATTACTATCCAAG ATTGCGGTTCTACTGTGTTGATGTCAATAATGTTCCACACAAGCTTGTTGCTCATGCAGGAGTTACT AAGATGCCTACCATACAG CTATGGAAAGATGGGAAGAAACAGTCAGAGGTGATTGGAGGCCACAAAGCACATTTTGTCATTAATGAAGTTCGCCAAATGATTGAAAATGATTCCACCCTTTGA
- the LOC136218073 gene encoding thioredoxin-like 3-2, chloroplastic isoform X2 — protein sequence MAQTRHFSPSTINQFPLSRDFSIPSLNVSTPSFKTLSFPRKSVGSHFTWESLAFCGKIQALNALSGERALRELDDSPVSVELVPIISESQFDRIIAEAQQLEESVIIVWMASWCRKCIYLKPKLEKLAADYYPRLRFYCVDVNNVPHKLVAHAGVTLWKDGKKQSEVIGGHKAHFVINEVRQMIENDSTL from the exons ATGGCCCAGACCCGACATTTCTCTCCCTCAACAATTAACCAATTTCCCCTTTCGCGCGATTTTTCAATTCCTTCCTTGAATGTCTCAACGCCAAGCTTCAAAACACTTTCTTTTCCGAGAAAGTCAGTAGGTTCTCATTTTACCTGGGAATCTCTCGCTTTTTGTGGGAAAATTCAAGCTCTTAATGCTTTGAGCGGAGAAAGGGCTTTGCGGGAGCTTGATGATTCACCTGTATCGGTTGAACTTGTACCCATCATCAGCGAGAGCCAGTTCGATCGGATCATAGCAGAGGCTCAGCAACTTGAGGAATCGGTTATTATTGTTTG GATGGCGAGTTGGTGcagaaaatgtatatatttgAAACCAAAATTGGAAAAGTTGGCAGCTGATTACTATCCAAG ATTGCGGTTCTACTGTGTTGATGTCAATAATGTTCCACACAAGCTTGTTGCTCATGCAGGAGTTACT CTATGGAAAGATGGGAAGAAACAGTCAGAGGTGATTGGAGGCCACAAAGCACATTTTGTCATTAATGAAGTTCGCCAAATGATTGAAAATGATTCCACCCTTTGA
- the LOC136218070 gene encoding putative pentatricopeptide repeat-containing protein At5g40405 yields the protein MSCLTSSLSKQAFLSLLEFGTGIKKLKQIHTQLLINDHFNDCNFVGQFVATIAIKNPRNLDYSNLILDQCETPTLFALNSLIRAHSKGSTPRHSFRFFNKILSSGKRIMPDNYTFNFLVRASAQLSAGWTGPAVHCAVIKYGFEFDPHVQSGLILMYAELGVLGSCHQVFELIPHPDLVCQTTMVSACAKCGDVGFARELFDSMPQRDPFAWGTMIDGYRQCGRSREALRLFYLMQSEGLKINEVCMVSFLSACSQLGALDHGRWGHTYIGRNKIRVTVTLGTTLIDMYAKCGDMNRGMDVFWGMKEKNVYTWNSAMNGLAMNGAANKCLQLFSLMQKDGVFPNEITFLAIFRACGVAGLVEEGRKYFDSMRTEYAIEPLLKHYGCMVDLYGRAGRLDEALNVINSMPIKPHSGAWGALLNACNMYNNVEMGELASRKLVELEGKNDGAFVVLSNIYADSKKWELVNDLRQDMKVNHVRKQPGCSVIEIDSEAH from the coding sequence ATGAGCTGCTTAACTTCATCATTGTCGAAGCAGGCATTTTTGTCTCTCCTAGAATTTGGTACTGGTATTAAAAAGCTCAAGCAAATTCATACCCAACTTCTTATCAATGACCATTTTAACGACTGTAACTTCGTAGGTCAATTTGTGGCCACTATCGCCATTAAAAACCCCAGGAATCTTGATTATTCCAATCTAATTCTCGACCAATGTGAGACCCCAACTCTCTTTGCCTTAAACTCATTGATCAGAGCTCACTCAAAAGGTTCTACTCCTCGACACAGTTTTCGTTTCTTTAACAAAATCCTCTCTTCTGGTAAACGTATTATGCCTGATAATTACACTTTCAATTTCCTTGTTCGTGCTTCTGCACAGCTTTCGGCAGGATGGACTGGCCCTGCAGTCCATTGCGCTGTTATAAAATATGGGTTTGAATTTGATCCACATGTTCAAAGTGGATTGATCCTTATGTATGCCGAATTGGGGGTTTTGGGTTCCTGTCACCAGGTGTTTGAATTAATTCCCCACCCAGATTTGGTGTGTCAAACAACTATGGTGAGTGCTTGTGCGAAATGCGGTGATGTTGGTTTTGCAAGAGAACTATTTGATTCAATGCCTCAACGAGACCCTTTTGCATGGGGTACGATGATTGATGGGTATCGACAATGTGGGCGGTCAAGGGAGGCATTGcgtttgttttatttaatgCAATCAGAGGGTCTCAAGATAAATGAAGTATGTATGGTCTCATTCTTATCTGCCTGTAGCCAGTTAGGTGCCTTGGATCATGGGAGATGGGGCCATACGTATATTGGCAGAAACAAAATTCGAGTGACAGTTACATTAGGAACAACACTCATTGATATGTATGCAAAATGTGGAGACATGAATAGAGGAATGGATGTGTTTTGGGGAATGAAGGAAAAGAATGTTTATACATGGAATAGTGCCATGAATGGACTAGCTATGAATGGGGCTGCCAATAAGTGCCTTCAACTATTTTCCCTAATGCAAAAAGATGGAGTCTTCCCCAATGAGATCACTTTCCTTGCAATTTTTCGGGCTTGTGGTGTGGCTGGACTCGTGGAGGAAGGCCGTAAGTATTTTGATTCAATGAGAACAGAATATGCAATTGAACCTTTACTTAAGCATTATGGATGCATGGTTGATTTATATGGTCGAGCTGGGCGCTTAGATGAAGCTTTAAACGTCATCAATAGCATGCCGATTAAGCCTCATTCGGGCGCCTGGGGTGCTTTGCTTAATGCTTGTAACATGTACAATAATGTGGAAATGGGTGAACTTGCCTCGAGGAAATTAGTTGAATTAGAGGGTAAGAATGATGGTGCCTTTGTGGTATTATCGAATATATATGCTGATTCAAAGAAATGGGAATTGGTTAATGATCTTCGGCAGGATATGAAAGTGAATCACGTGAGAAAACAGCCTGGTTGTAGTGTTATTGAGATCGATAGTGAAGCTCATTAG